Within Solea solea chromosome 1, fSolSol10.1, whole genome shotgun sequence, the genomic segment TTGCTTTCTCTGCTTGCAGCCAGTTCCTGTGGAGGCAGAAGGAAACTGGCCGTGgttacagagacacaaaagagACTGGATTGTAGCTCCCAGAAAGCTCCAGGAGCGCCACGACTACACGGGCCTGCCGAGTATTGCACGAGTATGTAGCCTAATTCTTGtacaaaaagttgttttttttgacaggtACATGTagcatttaatgtgtgtctAAAGAAGGTAAGGTGATTGCACATGCCAGCTAATTGGTGACGTAATGTGATTAATGAAAGCCTAGCAGTGACAGAGTATGTGTGAGAACAGCTCCCTCAGACACTGGCAAGCTTCCACGATCATAATAATTTAGATCATACCCTTGATGGGTCGTCTTTGTTCACGTGTTAAGACGAACACACCTGTTACACACCCAACTGTTCTAAAACTTATCTCGTTCCATATCTCCGGTAGTAACGAAGACGATCGCAAAACAATTTACATGCCAACAACAgcttattcttattataataGACACTTCGCTCGATCCAATATCTTTGCCTGTTCAGAACagaaatattttacattaaaaatgtatgtaatatgAAGGTAACATGCCCTGATCAGGTGGATTGACTTTgtgcttctgtgtttgtgtttcagattCGATCCGATAAGGAGTATGACAGGGcgatattttattatatatcagGGCCTGGTGTTGACCAGCCACCCACTGGAGTATTTTCCATCGATCATAACAGTGGCTATGTGAAAATCCATTCCATTCTAGACCGAGAGGAGAGATCCTCCTATGTGGTAACGGCATTTAAGAAAACTGTTCTTAAAACATTGTCCATTTATACTCATATAATTAAGTTATACAGGGTAAATAACTGCTGATATCTTTTGTCGTAGTTAAAAGGTTCGGCAAAATTCAGTGACGGGACCTTTGCTGAGAAGGACATTGACCTCAAAATAGAAGTTTTGGACGTTAATGACAACGCGCCGGTCATTAAAACACAGCAAATTGGATATGTCAACGAATCAAGTATAGCAGGTAATATGAGACACCTATGGTGAGGACTCTGTTGGACAAGAGCCTTCTCACCTGCAATTTGTcgcctttatttttattttttttcactttgtcgAATCCTAGGTACTTTGGTTATGAAACTGATAGCTACCGATGCCGATCAAGCAAACACGGCCCACACTAAAATCTTCTACAGGCTCGATGAGGAATGTGTCAAAGAAGGAATGTTCTTCATCAACTCTGACACTGGAGAGATCCGGATTAAAAAGAACACTCTGGACAGGGAGGTGAGGCATACCGGCCACACggtgggtgtagtggttagcactcttgcccagtctctgcatggagtgtgcatgttcttcccgtgtgtttgtgggttttctccgggttctccggtttcttcacacatttcaagaacatgcagatttagggattaaattggacactctaaattgaccatgagtgtgcgagtgaatggttgtttgtctctatgtggccctgtgatggtgagtgagtgagtgagtgagtaccagtacctgtgattttcctgctCAAACGTGTCAAAATCACCACTTTACCAGCAGCTGGGTCACAGCCAGTGAGAAGAAGGGTTGTGTACAATATTTAAGCAAATAAGGGGacactttccaaaaaaaaaaagattgattgttatttattttgtagaCAAAAGACTCATACAAGCTGACTGTCATAGCCTCTGACATGAATGGACAGCCTGGAGGGAATTCAGGAACTGGTGAAGTTGAGATAAAACTTCTGGACATAAATGACAATATTCCAGTACTGGAAAAAGAAACGGTGGGTGTGACATGATTGCcaacacttcttcttttttttttcaactgctTGGCATCGTcattattcatgtgtttttttttgtttttttttttattttgcagtatGAAGGTAGTGTGGAGGAGAACACTGTTAATGTGGAAGTAATGAGAGTCCAAGCCATTGACATGGATCTGATTCACACTGAAAACTGGGAGGCTGTCTATCAAATAGTTACAGGGAATGAGGCAGGCTATTTCACTATCACTACAGATCGCAAGACCAACGAGGGAATTATCATGATTAAGAAGGTacaaaaaaacttaacttttttacaatttaaGGAAGCAGTAAACTCAATTATTATGAAAGCTAATGTGAACTGCATGTCCTCTGTTTAATCCTTGATTCTACAGGCCCTGGACTATGAGGAATTAAAGGTCCTCAATTTGGGTGTGATTGTTACCAACAAAGCAAAATACAATTTTGGTAGTATGCACACGGAAAGCTCATCAACAGTACCCAGACCCTACCCAGTGACCATCAATGTGGTCAATCAGAAGGAGGGTCCCCGTTTCCAACCAAGTGTCAAAGTTGTGACTATCTCTGAGGACATGACGGTCACCTCCATCAACAAAGTCATCGCCACTTATACTGCTATTGACAGTGACACAATGAAGACGGCCACCAACGTTAGGTACAGCCTCTTACAATAGTGAAAGAAGTATTATTAAAGCCATATTGCTTTGTGTCTCTGAATTTAAATCCTTTGCCCTTGCATGTGATTTTCCATACTCTCAGGTATGTAAAACTCATAGATGAAGACAACTGGTTGATTATTGACCACAAGACGGCAGACATCAAGCTGAACAAATTGCCCGACAGAGAGTCCAAGTTCTTGATTAATGGAACATATTATGCCAAAATTATATGTATCACCAAtggtgagtttaaaaaaaaaaaaaaaataaaaaaatgtgagtCACAAACTCTATATGGTGTTGAAAAGGTTCAACCTAATGAGattttctctcatctctctttTCACATTCAGACACTCCCGCAAAAACTGCCACAGGCACCGTTGCCATTCAGGTGGAGGACTTCAATGATCACTGTCCAAAGCTGACGGCTACGACTCAGACAATGTGCCTTCACGATAAAGTCATCTACGTCACAGCGGTGGATGAAGACGAGTTCCCCAATTCGGCACCGTTTGAGTTCTCTGTGATCGATGGAAGCGGCGAGGGGAAATGGACAGTGGAGCATCACAATGGTAAGACGGAtgtcaactatatatatatctattttGCAAAGTGGAAGCTTCTACCTTCTGCaagtacattacattttaagacATAGGAAGTGTTAACATTCAAGCATGGTTAATGGGTCTGATCCCTCCTTAGAAACTAGTGCCATTCTGCGAGACCAAGCCAACTTGTGGCCAGGCATCTACCAAGTGAGACTGGAGGTCACGGATCAGCAAGGGATTTCATGTGGTGATGCGCAGGTGATGGACGTAACCGTGTGCAATTGCCTAAAAGACACTAAAGCCTGTGTTGCGCGTAGTACATCGACGACAGGTCTTGGAGTTGGAGGTGTCCTGCTTCTGCTCCTGggactgctgttgctgctctgtGAGTCAATTATTAATAATCTTTCCTCTTCCACCCGGTTGGTTCATTTTGATCATAATCTTAAATTTCCAGTCAAAGATTGCCTCACCTGTCATGTTGTAGCACGCTAAGAGAGGTGTCATGATGGAATGAGTGTTTTTGAAAGCGGCAGATCATGGATCCAGCATGCatattacatcttttttttttagaaatgaatgaaagaaattgattcatgacttattttgtcatttgtatcaGCACActgtaatatttttatttatttcatgatGTATTGACAATTGTATATTACTTTTCAGTGGTGCCCCTGCTGCTGTTATTCTGCCTGTGTGGTGGCGCTGCTGCTGGAGACTTCAAACCAATTCCCTTTGATACGAAACAACAGCTGATCTCATATCACACTGAGGGACAAGGAGAAGACAAGGTGGTTTAGAACAAACAATGATCATTTTTAAAGTTAGATA encodes:
- the LOC131465388 gene encoding desmoglein-2-like protein translates to MAPLLRCSVFTLLALFFLPSPVPVEAEGNWPWLQRHKRDWIVAPRKLQERHDYTGLPSIARIRSDKEYDRAIFYYISGPGVDQPPTGVFSIDHNSGYVKIHSILDREERSSYVLKGSAKFSDGTFAEKDIDLKIEVLDVNDNAPVIKTQQIGYVNESSIAGTLVMKLIATDADQANTAHTKIFYRLDEECVKEGMFFINSDTGEIRIKKNTLDRETKDSYKLTVIASDMNGQPGGNSGTGEVEIKLLDINDNIPVLEKETYEGSVEENTVNVEVMRVQAIDMDLIHTENWEAVYQIVTGNEAGYFTITTDRKTNEGIIMIKKALDYEELKVLNLGVIVTNKAKYNFGSMHTESSSTVPRPYPVTINVVNQKEGPRFQPSVKVVTISEDMTVTSINKVIATYTAIDSDTMKTATNVRYVKLIDEDNWLIIDHKTADIKLNKLPDRESKFLINGTYYAKIICITNDTPAKTATGTVAIQVEDFNDHCPKLTATTQTMCLHDKVIYVTAVDEDEFPNSAPFEFSVIDGSGEGKWTVEHHNETSAILRDQANLWPGIYQVRLEVTDQQGISCGDAQVMDVTVCNCLKDTKACVARSTSTTGLGVGGVLLLLLGLLLLLLVPLLLLFCLCGGAAAGDFKPIPFDTKQQLISYHTEGQGEDKEVPLLQIPVEVDGGINTQNINKFTGKGQFNGMTEVGGGGFGNVMNVSTLTEEELYRYNHYKMLLAEQEGMKGAQEYHFSQYSGGLFDGMALSEQFLGEYYSRKSNHAAEQSEQKDALLVYDYEGQESLAGSVGGCSSLLENENDLAFLNDLGPKFKTLAEICHGSSIAAEVDFPPNKPLSPVRPSTHTHVHTHSERIRDRDSVNVNTFDTSNVASGSSTIVKEQRITERSHGSATLPKVHVQDKILIPNQTMLVQQPTMYYAATPMYVVEPQSNILLMGGTQQQAVGQMGHVGLGQGLVQVSGIQGSQGMVLVDRHVGMDGVTGRVAQGLSQGSVSRSRKVVLVENGSSGVEQGGHLAQGFVTTAQGSAGQVFEVRGPSFSVSSSGPTESTEDFSVTTTPRLQGSQKLVVQRKKVSVTERTVDTNTRA